From Xyrauchen texanus isolate HMW12.3.18 chromosome 9, RBS_HiC_50CHRs, whole genome shotgun sequence, the proteins below share one genomic window:
- the LOC127648650 gene encoding macrophage mannose receptor 1-like, with protein sequence MTTLLLFFLSGLFGVSFTVPRQFYFVNSPMTWAEAQSYCRAKYTDLVSVHNMEDMDKVKKAVGLKYQDWMWIGLIKNATNIEDFDWSDQADSSFRFWGNGDPDQNPLYRCVTVNPLESWRWNDRFCNWFIPFVCSHDEGKITTLRVKIKCNECKNLNETTVNQIKSVVNNQAGFKGNMIKWLTQADGKVFHKG encoded by the exons ATGACAACTCTACTGCTGTTCTTTCTCTCAG GTCTTTTTGGGGTGTCCTTTACAGTCCCTAGGCAGTTCTACTTTGTGAATAGCCCAATGACTTGGGCAGAGGCTCAGAGTTACTGCAGAGCGAAATACACAGATCTAGTATCTGTGCACAATATGGAGGACATGGACAAGGTGAAAAAAGCTGTGGGTTTAAAATACCAAGACTGGATGTGGATAGGTCTGATCAAGAATGCCACTAACATAGAAGATTTCGACTGGTCTGACCAAGCAGACTCCTCATTTAGATTTTGGGGAAATGGTGACCCAGACCAAAATCCTCTCTACCGATGTGTCACTGTAAATCCTTTAGAATCCTGGAGATGGAATGACCGCTTTTGTAATTGGTTCATTCCTTTTGTCTGCAGCCATG aTGAAGGAAAAATAACAACTTTGCGAGTGAAAATCAAATGTAATGAATGTAAAAATCTGAATGAAACAACGGTCAATCAG ATCAAATCAGTGGTCAACAATCAAGCGGGTTTCAAAGGCAACATGATAAAGTGGCTTACCCAAGCAGATGGAAAGGTGTTTCACAAAGGATAA